In the Candidatus Mycosynbacter amalyticus genome, one interval contains:
- a CDS encoding PKD domain-containing protein has translation MIRYFTLSNQWARSILVGVCLLALNVFVYGGQVSALNPLPTPNPKPGSYGLQATKTQAPPTQGATITTPGGGATSTSPVTVSGICPTGLLVQVYNNGVMVGAVMCAGGSFSLQVSLFSGTNELSAIVYDDLGQAGPVSNIVTITYNATNFTAFGTLITLTSSYGRRSAAAGDVLTWPLQLTGGTGPYAFSIDWGDGGKPELKSQALAGVVNISHTYKKAGIYTVNITVTDVNGVSAFLQLVAVASGQVDGTQEQPKEEVKTQVVEKPTIMWVPTAIGIALLIPSYWLGRRSQMVSIRHKMMRERDDVKPKK, from the coding sequence ATGATACGGTACTTCACACTCAGCAACCAGTGGGCACGGTCGATTCTAGTCGGCGTGTGTCTGCTGGCGCTGAATGTGTTTGTGTACGGGGGGCAGGTGAGCGCTCTCAATCCGCTTCCGACGCCGAATCCTAAGCCGGGCTCATATGGCCTGCAAGCCACCAAGACGCAGGCGCCACCTACACAGGGCGCCACGATTACGACACCTGGCGGGGGCGCTACCTCCACCTCTCCGGTGACAGTGAGTGGTATTTGCCCCACGGGTCTGCTGGTGCAGGTATACAACAACGGTGTCATGGTGGGCGCAGTGATGTGTGCCGGCGGGAGCTTTAGTTTGCAAGTGAGCCTCTTTTCTGGCACCAACGAGCTGAGTGCTATCGTTTACGACGATCTAGGGCAGGCGGGTCCAGTGTCAAACATCGTCACGATTACGTATAACGCCACCAATTTCACCGCGTTTGGCACTCTCATTACTCTCACAAGTTCGTATGGTCGGCGCTCGGCAGCTGCTGGCGATGTGCTCACTTGGCCACTTCAGCTCACGGGTGGTACCGGTCCGTACGCGTTTAGTATCGACTGGGGCGATGGCGGTAAACCAGAGCTCAAGAGTCAAGCGCTTGCAGGTGTCGTGAATATTTCACATACGTACAAGAAAGCAGGTATTTATACCGTCAATATCACCGTCACAGATGTCAACGGTGTCTCGGCGTTTCTCCAGCTGGTCGCGGTAGCGAGCGGGCAGGTAGACGGCACGCAGGAGCAGCCAAAAGAAGAGGTGAAGACACAGGTAGTGGAGAAGCCGACGATCATGTGGGTGCCTACGGCCATCGGCATTGCACTGCTCATCCCATCGTATTGGCTTGGGCGCCGCAGCCAGATGGTTTCTATCCGCCACAAGATGATGCGTGAGCGCGACGATGTGAAGCCGAAGAAATAA
- a CDS encoding COG1470 family protein has translation MKRLKSIVLTACAVILGATLVPYHQAAAVSSAALSITPKKNYTIEPGKSAKDTLIIRNLDQERELDLTLRVVDFTYTDEGGTPKLMLAEDAPQTTWSAKPFLTVPKTVTVPAKGSKTIDMGIAVPAKHGAGSYYSAIVYSSGAAPDGGNVGLNASGVTLAFVNIPGEVKENLTLEKFGAYVPGKNNSANYTSFTTNDPRNIAYTLKNNGNVTEAPAGSITVKPLFGNDKTITEINPNKSLALIGQTRTYTTCVALKYDQRQFEGGSAESTECTNSGLWPGFYRLSLDMYYGQNGNRTQDLLGSSWFIYAPIWSIIVFILALLVIAYFGYRAYSSVRGKVGKKSSRKK, from the coding sequence ATGAAACGCTTGAAGAGCATAGTGTTGACAGCATGTGCCGTAATATTGGGCGCGACACTTGTGCCATATCACCAGGCAGCTGCCGTGTCTTCTGCTGCGCTGAGTATTACGCCGAAGAAAAATTACACAATTGAGCCCGGTAAGTCTGCTAAGGATACGCTGATTATCCGCAACCTAGATCAAGAGCGAGAACTTGACTTAACACTCCGAGTGGTTGACTTTACGTATACTGATGAGGGTGGTACGCCAAAGCTAATGCTTGCCGAGGATGCACCGCAAACAACCTGGTCTGCAAAGCCATTTCTGACAGTACCAAAAACCGTGACGGTGCCTGCAAAAGGCTCCAAAACTATAGATATGGGCATCGCAGTACCAGCCAAACATGGTGCAGGTAGCTACTATAGTGCGATTGTATATTCTTCTGGTGCCGCTCCAGATGGCGGCAATGTGGGCCTTAATGCTTCTGGCGTGACGCTTGCCTTTGTTAATATACCAGGTGAAGTAAAGGAAAATCTGACACTAGAGAAATTTGGTGCGTATGTTCCAGGCAAAAATAATTCTGCCAATTACACATCTTTTACGACGAACGATCCAAGGAATATTGCCTATACGCTCAAAAATAACGGCAACGTAACCGAGGCACCAGCGGGAAGTATCACCGTGAAGCCATTATTTGGCAACGACAAGACAATTACAGAAATTAACCCCAATAAGTCACTTGCTCTCATAGGTCAAACGCGCACCTACACTACATGTGTGGCGCTCAAATATGATCAAAGACAGTTTGAGGGTGGCAGTGCAGAGTCAACGGAATGTACAAATTCTGGTCTTTGGCCTGGCTTTTATCGCCTTAGCCTTGACATGTACTACGGTCAAAACGGTAACCGTACGCAAGATCTGTTGGGAAGTAGCTGGTTCATCTATGCACCTATCTGGTCAATTATCGTTTTCATCCTCGCGCTACTTGTGATCGCCTACTTCGGCTATCGCGCCTACAGCTCAGTTCGCGGCAAAGTCGGCAAGAAATCTAGTCGCAAAAAATAA